One region of Bacillota bacterium genomic DNA includes:
- the fliD gene encoding flagellar filament capping protein FliD: protein MSVPVFNVSGLATGLDWRKMIDELMAVERRPIQALEQRKSRLEAVKKAWSDLRLALQGVDTRLDPFFVSTTFQARVAVSSSETVLKGTASAGAPMGTYAISVQKLAQAQVVASSAQSQGALGLAGNFTVNGQTISVVTTDTVATIRDKINSTPNVGVTASVVDTVVSGVTKSILVLKSNTTGTAGAMTLTEDSSQVLTTLGVLVNGSPNVQVAAQDAEFTVDGVAVTSGSNTVTTAVPGVTLELKGAGSATLEVKADLDTMVGKVRDFVNAYNDALAKLRQYLANQPGMAGPLGGDPTAQGIERQLRQLVYDAVPGLPGDIDSLYDIGISTSDRTGALTIDETKLRETLSSRPDDVATLFYSSDGAIKSVAERLRDAFRLWVQAGTGVVSTRESGLDDQIRAMADRMEVLEDRLKLREKRLLEHFVNLERSLAVLQSQAAWLEQRLAALQPTPR from the coding sequence GTGAGCGTACCAGTGTTTAACGTAAGTGGGCTGGCAACGGGGCTGGACTGGCGGAAGATGATCGACGAGCTGATGGCCGTTGAGCGGCGGCCGATTCAGGCGTTGGAGCAGCGCAAGAGCCGTCTGGAGGCGGTAAAGAAGGCCTGGAGCGATCTGAGGCTGGCTCTGCAGGGCGTCGACACCAGGCTTGATCCCTTCTTTGTCAGCACCACCTTTCAGGCGCGCGTGGCAGTGTCATCTTCGGAGACGGTGTTGAAAGGCACTGCCTCCGCGGGGGCACCCATGGGCACCTATGCTATCAGCGTCCAGAAGCTCGCCCAGGCGCAGGTGGTGGCCTCTTCTGCTCAATCCCAGGGTGCGCTCGGACTGGCCGGCAACTTCACCGTGAACGGGCAGACGATCTCCGTGGTCACCACCGACACAGTGGCCACCATCAGGGACAAGATCAATTCAACCCCTAATGTGGGCGTTACCGCATCGGTTGTGGACACGGTGGTCAGTGGCGTGACGAAGAGTATCCTGGTCCTGAAGAGCAACACCACCGGGACGGCCGGGGCAATGACCCTCACCGAAGACTCAAGCCAGGTGCTGACTACCCTGGGTGTGCTGGTCAACGGTAGCCCCAATGTGCAGGTGGCGGCGCAGGATGCGGAATTCACGGTGGATGGTGTGGCGGTGACGAGCGGTAGCAACACGGTGACCACGGCGGTGCCGGGGGTGACGCTGGAGTTGAAGGGAGCCGGGTCGGCCACCCTGGAGGTGAAGGCGGACCTGGACACCATGGTGGGCAAGGTCAGGGACTTCGTTAACGCGTACAACGATGCCTTGGCCAAGCTGCGCCAGTACCTGGCCAACCAACCCGGGATGGCCGGGCCACTGGGCGGGGATCCCACTGCTCAGGGGATAGAGCGACAGTTGCGGCAGCTGGTGTACGACGCCGTACCGGGCCTTCCTGGGGATATTGACAGCCTGTATGACATCGGGATTTCCACTTCGGACCGTACCGGGGCCCTCACCATCGACGAAACCAAGCTCAGGGAAACCCTCTCGTCCCGGCCCGACGACGTGGCCACGCTGTTTTACTCCTCTGACGGAGCGATAAAGAGTGTGGCTGAGAGGCTCCGGGACGCCTTCCGGTTGTGGGTGCAGGCCGGCACGGGGGTGGTTTCCACCCGGGAGTCGGGCCTGGATGACCAGATCCGTGCCATGGCGGACCGGATGGAGGTCCTCGAGGACCGGCTTAAGTTGCGGGAAAAGAGGCTGCTGGAGCACTTCGTGAATCTGGAGCGGAGCCTGGCGGTGCTGCAGAGCCAGGCTGCCTGGCTGGAGCAGAGGCTCGCCGCCCTGCAGCCGACACCACGGTAG
- the fliS gene encoding flagellar export chaperone FliS produces MSISTVQEGSRYYREMQVQTASPAKLVWLMFDGAARFTAQAQKAAQAGDLEEAHRNIVRVQDIVDELDCALDMRAGEVARALERVYAFARSRLLEANLRKDPELLGVLKGMFEELRSAWDQAMRAAPAKTV; encoded by the coding sequence GTGAGCATTTCCACGGTGCAGGAAGGGAGCAGGTACTACCGGGAGATGCAGGTGCAGACGGCCAGTCCGGCGAAGCTGGTGTGGCTGATGTTTGACGGGGCGGCCCGGTTCACCGCGCAGGCCCAGAAGGCTGCGCAGGCGGGTGACCTGGAGGAAGCCCACCGCAACATCGTGCGCGTCCAGGACATCGTGGACGAACTCGATTGCGCCCTGGACATGCGGGCAGGTGAGGTGGCCCGCGCCCTTGAGCGGGTGTACGCATTCGCCCGCAGCCGCCTGCTGGAGGCCAACCTGCGCAAGGATCCGGAGTTGCTGGGCGTGCTGAAGGGGATGTTCGAGGAACTGCGTTCGGCGTGGGACCAGGCCATGCGCGCTGCACCCGCGAAGACCGTATAA